The DNA segment ACCGTCGTTCCTATGATGGCTCATTCACTATTTAAGAAAGGTGTTAACTCAAAACACATTCACGAGGAAGATAAGCCCAATAAATTAGCTTCTATTTATAGAAAAGTTTTGAGATGGGCGTTAAATCATAAACTAATCACTTCTGGTTTGGCAATATTGATGTTGGTTGGAAGTTTGTTCCTTGTGCCTGTCATTGGAGTGAGCTTTTTACCTTCTGATGAACAGAAAATGATTGTGGCGACTTACAAGCCTGCGCCAGGACAAACAATAGAAGATGTAGAGCGAATTGCCACAGAAGCAAATGAATTTTTAAGTAAAAGAAAGAACGTAAAAGATATACAGTTTTCTGTTGGTGGAGAGAATCCAATGAATCCTGGTGAAAGTAATTCTGCCATGTTTTTCGTTGGTTACGATAAAGACACGAAGAATTTTGATAAAGAGACAGAAAATGTAATTAAGGCCTTAAAGGAAAGAAACGATAAAGGTGAGTGGGGGAAACAGGATTTCTCTGGTATGGGCTCAAGTAACCAGCTGGCACTTAATGTTTATGGAGATACCATTGATGACATTAAACCTATTGTCAGCCATATAGAAAAGATCATGAAAGAAAATAGCTCACTTACGAACGTAAAAACAGGTATTTCTGCTACCTATGATGAATATACGCTCGTTGCCAATCAAGAAAAGCTTAGTCAACTGGGTCTAACAGCAGCCCAAATTGGCATGGAGCTTTCAGCTAATGGACAACGCCAGGTATTAACAACTATTAAAAAAGATAATAAAGAATTAAATGTATATGTAGATGTGGAGAAGAAGGGCTATTCTGATATTCATGAACTAACAGATAAGACCCTAACATCACCACTTGGAGTGACTGTTCCAATTAAAGACGTTGTCGAAATTAAAGAAGGAAATACGTCAGATACGATAAAACGTCGAGATGGTCGTATTTATACGAATGTTACGGGTGAGATTAAAACGAAGGATGTAGCAAAAGTTTCAACTGCAATACAGAAAAAAGTAGATAAGCTTGACATTCCAGCGAATGTGGATGTTTCAATGGGCGGTGTAACGGAAGATATTAATGATTCTTTCAAACAACTTGGACTTGCGATGCTTGCTGCAATTGCGATTGTTTACTTAGTCCTTGTAATCACATTTGGAGGCGGATTAGCTCCATTTTCTATTCTGTTCTCTCTACCATTTACAATTATTGGTGGTTTGATGGGGTTACTGATTGCTGGAGAAACCTTGAGCGTATCTGCAATGATAGGCGCACTCATGTTAATAGGAATCGTAGTAACCAATGCGATTGTCTTAATAGACCGTGTCATTCATAAAGAAAACGAAGGTTTATCTACAAGAGATGCTATTATTGAAGCAGCAGGAACGCGCGTTCGACCGATTCTTATGACTGCAATTGCTACTATTGGTGCTCTTATTCCACTTGCAGTGGGTATCGAAGGAAGCGGATTGATCACAAAAGGTTTGGGTGTAACTGTAATTGGTGGGTTAACAAGTTCTACCTTACTCACTCTGTTGATTGTTCCGATTGTGTATGAAACATTAATGAAATTTAAGAGAAAAGGGAAGAAACAAGCAGTAAATGAATAAAGGTAACATAAAAGAACTCGGCACTCTATCAGAGGCCGAGTTCTTTTATTTCATAAAG comes from the Neobacillus sp. PS2-9 genome and includes:
- a CDS encoding efflux RND transporter permease subunit, translating into MKKIIQFSLKNKFAVWLLTIIVTVAGLYSGMNMKLETIPNINTPLVTVLTVYPGATPEQVAEKVTEPIESRVKNLDGVSVVSSSSFQNASSLQIEYNFDKDMDKAQNEVKEALNDLTLPDGVQAPKVSRLSFSSIPVMSLSISNKKQTLAELTDTVEKKIVPELKGIDGVGSVQISGQQIDEVQLRFDQDKLKQYGLQEDTVRNLIKASDISFPLGLYTFKDTQKSVVVDGNIQTLEDLKSLKIPVIPSSAGQQQGMTGNTSPTQGKQQNPTGVSSIQGQNTPTQAGIPTIELRDIASVEVVGKAESISKTNGRESIGLQIVSAQDANTVDVVNAVKEQLSELEKKIDGLKVTPIFDQGKPIEESVSTMLDKAIFGAIFAMVIILLFLRNFRTTIISVVSIPLSLLIAVLLLKQMDITLNMMTLGAMTVAIGRVIDDSIVVIENIFRRMSLQNEKFTGKELIVEATREMFMPIMSSTIVTIAVFLPLGLVKGPIGEMFLPFALTIVFSLLASLLVAITVVPMMAHSLFKKGVNSKHIHEEDKPNKLASIYRKVLRWALNHKLITSGLAILMLVGSLFLVPVIGVSFLPSDEQKMIVATYKPAPGQTIEDVERIATEANEFLSKRKNVKDIQFSVGGENPMNPGESNSAMFFVGYDKDTKNFDKETENVIKALKERNDKGEWGKQDFSGMGSSNQLALNVYGDTIDDIKPIVSHIEKIMKENSSLTNVKTGISATYDEYTLVANQEKLSQLGLTAAQIGMELSANGQRQVLTTIKKDNKELNVYVDVEKKGYSDIHELTDKTLTSPLGVTVPIKDVVEIKEGNTSDTIKRRDGRIYTNVTGEIKTKDVAKVSTAIQKKVDKLDIPANVDVSMGGVTEDINDSFKQLGLAMLAAIAIVYLVLVITFGGGLAPFSILFSLPFTIIGGLMGLLIAGETLSVSAMIGALMLIGIVVTNAIVLIDRVIHKENEGLSTRDAIIEAAGTRVRPILMTAIATIGALIPLAVGIEGSGLITKGLGVTVIGGLTSSTLLTLLIVPIVYETLMKFKRKGKKQAVNE